The Girardinichthys multiradiatus isolate DD_20200921_A chromosome 6, DD_fGirMul_XY1, whole genome shotgun sequence genome window below encodes:
- the LOC124869567 gene encoding uncharacterized protein LOC124869567, with protein sequence MAAINRPLPTHSEPDGRNPNFRYNSGAASSVQQDPGPHSAGQDPGFALHPQHPIFGRPVLYIHAPPPPPLLHYQWPMPFSYNPFASFPNMGYGMIVPPPPFPPPPYMDAPGYVLPHPHVQPVDYRRLHHPLSHTQGSSHQNPNQTRRIRPNYFIPVRETVNSEVQTEPAQSGIRGYDLGSDSGRGTCSNSPSSPVLSSPKQTLTKVVNSKSPCREENDFDPDEPCTDAAVKTVESCGSTKKDLPDQVPITDSLSKDGNCNLWLSGSPDGVVPVSSSSQKDDVVLKERRISVPDILMNWGGSTPQTASLKITDVKLSLPDDQPSYKHVVERKESLCHSSTETIAGSLVGACTGITDDMDCPKVNEMLFRILRLPYPRIDTFLECGTHEEPVEVSFSERGSLTLIDEEHYLQNSSRISSADVQENDIRMYLQEISDVAPHMSASSCQGKRKLNESIWSVESLAPFIPSREWLEQSGMVEPKVNDVVEEAENVGLSNKNEKRANKERSGWSLSSCVSVQMSESSVCSSVQEEEQSPVRETGTEIEKVVSEPMEPEQSQSILHSDNVLSPSSALPSKAISTPPEKDENENGSSEPEASQSPNQKSLILKELRRKSFSSSEEEMFLNSAAEEIASSAVKLISQNGLDTEDNGAPVMIQNMAEVSPSKGTLVDCGVQCNEFHEQRCLCGKMIKSAESNRRHPFKSSDMKKAHDGRNGHMQKKKNSQWRSTGQEGQFKQQEAHSGYCRGGKSKGGRHPRYY encoded by the exons ATGGCAGCAATTAACAGACCACTTCCAACTCATTCAGAACCTGATGGAAGGAACCCAAACTTTCGTTATAACAGTGGTGCAGCATCCTCTGTGCAGCAGGATCCAGGTCCACACAGTGCTGGTCAGGACCCAGGATTTGCTTTACATCCCCAGCATCCCATCTTTGGCCGGCCTGTCCTCTACATTCATGCACCACCTCCACCCCCTCTACTTCACTACCAGTGGCCCATGCCTTTCTCCTATAACCCCTTTGCAAGCTTCCCAAACATGG gCTATGGTATGATTGTACCCCCTCCACCATTCCCCCCTCCTCCTTACATGGACGCTCCAGGATATGTCTTACCTCACCCCCACGTTCAACCAGTTGACTACAGGCGCTTGCACCATCCACTGTCCCACACTCAAGGTTCATCCCATCAAAACCCTAATCAGACACGCAGAATTCGGCCAAATTATTTTATCCCTGTGAGAGAAACAGTGAATTCTGAGGTTCAAACTGAGCCAGCACAAAGTGGCATACGTGGCTATGATTTGGGCTCAGATTCTGGGAGAGGAACTTGTTCAAATTCTCCAAGCTCCCCAGTCTTAAGttctcctaaacaaaccttaaCTAAGGTGGTGAACAGCAAGTCGCCCTGCAGAGAAGAAAATGACTTTGACCCTGATGAGCCTTGCACAGATGCTGCGGTCAAAACTGTTGAATCATGTGGAAGCACGAAGAAGGACTTACCTGACCAGGTGCCTATAACTGACTCTCTTTCTAAAGATGGCAACTGCAATTTGTGGTTGTCGGGTTCTCCAGACGGTGTAGTTCCAGTGTCAAGCTCATCTCAAAAAGACGATGTAGTCCTTAAAGAAAGGCGCATCTCTGTTCCTGACATTCTAATGAACTGGGGTGGTAGCACACCACAAACGGCATCGCTGAAAATAACAGATGTGAAGTTGTCCCTGCCTGATGATCAGCCGTCTTATAAGCATGTAGTCGAGCGTAAAGAATCTTTATGCCATAGCTCCACTGAGACAATTGCCGGTTCTCTTGTAGGAGCCTGCACTGGAATTACTGATGATATGGATTGTCCAAAAGTAAATGAAATGCTCTTCAGGATCCTTCGACTTCCTTATCCTAGAATTGACACTTTCTTGGAGTGTGGTACACATGAGGAGCCTGTAGAAGTAAGTTTTTCAGAGAGGGGTTCATTAACCTTAATAGATGAAGAGCATTATTTGCAAAATTCCTCTCGCATCAGCTCAGCTGATGTGCAAGAAAATGACATTAGGATGTATCTGCAAGAGATCTCAGATGTTGCACCTCATATGTCTGCCAGTAGCTGTCAGGGaaagagaaaattaaatgaGTCAATTTGGTCTGTGGAATCCCTGGCCCCCTTTATCCCTTCTAGAGAGTGGCTGGAACAAAGTGGGATGGTAGAACCTAAAGTCAATGATGTGGTGGAGGAAGCTGAAAATGTTGGACTCTcaaacaaaaatgagaaaagggcTAATAAAGAAAGGTCGGGTTGGAGCTTGTCATCCTGCGTTTCTGTTCAAATGTCAGAAAGTTCTGTTTGTTCCAGTGTCCAAGAAGAGGAGCAGAGTCCTGTGAGGGAGACAGGAACAGAAATTGAAAAAGTTGTCTCTGAACCAATGGAACCAGAACAAAGTCAAAGCATCCTTCACTCAGATAATGTCTTGTCTCCGTCCTCTGCCCTGCCAAGTAAAGCCATATCTACTCCCCCTGAAAAGGATGAGAATGAAAATGGGTCTTCTGAACCTGAGGCTAGTCAAAGCCCAAACCAGAAATCTCTTATTTTAAAAGAGCTGCGGCGGAAAAGCTTTTCCTCCTCTGAAGAAGAAATGTTCCTCAATTCTGCAGCAGAGGAAATTGCCTCATCAGCTGTCAAGCTGATTTCCCAGAATGGATTGGACACTGAGGATAATGGAGCTCCGGTTATGATCCAAAATATGGCTGAAGTGTCCCCATCAAAGGGAACTTTAGTGGACTGTGGTGTCCAGTGTAATGAATTCCATGAGCAAAGGTGTTTATGTGGCAAGATGATTAAGAGTGCTGAATCAAACAGAAGACATCCTTTTAAATCATCAG ATATGAAGAAGGCACATGATGGCAGAAATGGGCATatgcagaaaaagaagaataGTCAGTGGAGAAGCACAGGTCAAG AAGGGCAGTTTAAGCAACAGGAAGCTCACAGTGGATACTGTAGAGGAGGGAAATCAAAAG GTGGAAGACACCCACGATATTACTGA